From one Lotus japonicus ecotype B-129 chromosome 3, LjGifu_v1.2 genomic stretch:
- the LOC130746858 gene encoding 20 kDa chaperonin, chloroplastic-like isoform X2, protein MINLKFVRLLSNEQLQQTTHSNGDLSAHCINDFCQELATSLEGFRPSALQLTLSLKAATVFAPKRTAIKPLGDRVLVKIKDAEEKTVGGILLPTTAQTKPQGGEVVAVREGKSVGNNKVDISVKGLRWSKMVQSILFKLLLRCESNTLIHVIVAWEAESLCET, encoded by the exons ATGATAAACCTCAAGTTCGTTCGTTTGTTGAGCAATGAGCAGCTACAACAAACAACACACTCCAATGGCGACCTCTCAGCTCACTGCATCAACGATTTCTGCCAAGAACTTGCCACATCCCTTGAAGGGTTTCGACCTTCAGCTCTTCAGTTGACACTTTCACTCAAAGCTGCTACTGTCTTCGCCCCCAAG CGCACTGCTATTAAGCCACTGGGTGATAGAGTACTGGTAAAAATTAAGGATGCCGAAGAGAAGACTGTCGGTGGGATTTTACTGCCTACGACTGCTCAAACAAAGCCTCAAGGAGGTGAGGTGGTTGCTGTTCGAGAAGGGAAGTCAGTTGGGAACAACAAAGTTGATATTAGTGTGAAG GGACTGAGGTGGAGTAAAATGGTTCAAAGCATCTTATTCAAA CTCCTGCTCAGATGTGAGAGCAACACACTTATCCATGTCATTGTTGCCTGGGAGGCAGAAAGCCTCTGTGAAACTTga
- the LOC130746858 gene encoding uncharacterized protein LOC130746858 isoform X1 has protein sequence MINLKFVRLLSNEQLQQTTHSNGDLSAHCINDFCQELATSLEGFRPSALQLTLSLKAATVFAPKRTAIKPLGDRVLVKIKDAEEKTVGGILLPTTAQTKPQGGEVVAVREGKSVGNNKVDISVKGLRWSKMVQSILFKVCISPISIHVPHCVPSSIVIDGNDSGQIYVSSTHLKGL, from the exons ATGATAAACCTCAAGTTCGTTCGTTTGTTGAGCAATGAGCAGCTACAACAAACAACACACTCCAATGGCGACCTCTCAGCTCACTGCATCAACGATTTCTGCCAAGAACTTGCCACATCCCTTGAAGGGTTTCGACCTTCAGCTCTTCAGTTGACACTTTCACTCAAAGCTGCTACTGTCTTCGCCCCCAAG CGCACTGCTATTAAGCCACTGGGTGATAGAGTACTGGTAAAAATTAAGGATGCCGAAGAGAAGACTGTCGGTGGGATTTTACTGCCTACGACTGCTCAAACAAAGCCTCAAGGAGGTGAGGTGGTTGCTGTTCGAGAAGGGAAGTCAGTTGGGAACAACAAAGTTGATATTAGTGTGAAG GGACTGAGGTGGAGTAAAATGGTTCAAAGCATCTTATTCAAAGTATGCATTTCTCCTATATCCATTCATGTTCCACACTGCGTACCCTCTTCCATCGTTATTGATGGAAATGACTCTGGACAAATCTATGTTAGTAGTACACACTTGAAGGGGTTGTAG